The Papaver somniferum cultivar HN1 chromosome 6, ASM357369v1, whole genome shotgun sequence genome segment GCATCTTCCATTTGGCGAGATGGTAATTACTCCCGATGATTGTCATAATATAACCGGATTACCATTGGAAGGTAAATGTCTTCGAGAAGCATATGACCCCTTGATGTCTTATGAAGCTCTTGAAAATTTGGCTCTAAAATGTCTAGGATGGGATGCAAGAAAGTATCAATGTGAGTTTAGATGTGCTGTGAGGGAGCCTGAACGTGGATATGAGTATAATCCAAGAGAGGCAAATGGatcattgaagaagaaggtcaagaAATTCAAGTTGGTAAAGTTGAAGGAAGCATTTGGAGGGAAAAAAGGAAGGTGGAGAAAGGAAAGTTGGTAATGGACAGGGAGACCCTTAGGCATCATGTCACCGCTTATTGGTTATATATGCTAGGAACTGTCATTTTTCCTAACGCTTCTGGAAATAGGGTGGATGCACATTATCTACAGCTTTTGGAGTATCTCGATGCGATGCACAAATACTCTTGGGCCACTGGTGTGCTTGCTTTTGTTTTAAAAGAGATGAGCAAAGGGTCGGGGATTAAGTGtaatcaaattggaggttacttaaCTCTTGTTCAGGTGAGTTTTTCTACATTGTTAATTAGCAAATTATTCGCTAAATTTTTCGGCGTCCAATTCAATTTTCATGTACGTGGATATTTTCGTATTTTCGCATAGGGatttacgaccacttccctaaattGGGATTGGCTACGGCAAAAGACCCTTATCCCTATGACCAACCTACAACAGGAAAATGGTTGTTTTTGGATGCACAAAAGAAgtctaaagaagagcagttgACTTCGTTGAGGGAGAAATTGGATGCACTTACGGTGAACGATGTGGTATTTCACCCATACGCCGTACCCGATGATGTCTCTGTAGATGAAGAcgacttgaatgctttatctagCGTCACGCCTTATTATGGACCAATTTGGTATCCTAACGTCTACGCAATATATAATCCAAGGAGAATACTAAGACAACTTTGTTGCGTCCAAATGGATCCCGACGTGGAGAATGTAAATTTCACTTTGCTGGTTGAAGGAAAGAACACCGAGAAGTATTTTGAACCAAAACATAAACCAACTCCTGCGGTAGCACATTGGAATGCACTTACTAACTACCACATACCACAAGGTGATTTGGTGCCTAGTGGGGAAGATGTAAATGCGTGTgacgaagattatatggagtattaTGAAGAAATTAGTCATCCTTTTGTGATAAATAAAGAACAACAAGCTAAGGCTGATGCGGCAAAGGCAAAGGCAAAGGAGAGGGAGGCTAAGAGAGCTCAGAAGGAGATGCCTATTTCTAGAGAAGAAGCTAAAATCTTATGGGATAATGTGGTaagaaaatttctttctcttatatTTTTCGATTGTTTCAAagtattgaaaatatatttacttgtgcttaaaattggaattaggtgTCGAAGGGTACGAATTTGTTGAAGAAATGAATGGCTAAAATCAAAAGTGAAGAGCCGATGTTGACTAAGGAACAAACTGACTACTACAAGCAATGAGGGGGTCTCATAACTAGAAGAATGGTGGAGCCAAATAGGTCTAAGCAATTAAAGAGGGGTCGACaacaaggtgaaggttcaagtCGCGCTGTGGATGAAACCGGTGGAGGAGACGAAACCccaagtgatgaggaagttcgtCCCAAAACTCGTGGTAAACAAGGAGGTGGTAAGAAGAGTCGACAACAAGGACAAGGTTCAAGTCACGCTgatgaggaaaccccaaatgaTGAGGAAGTTCAACCTAAATCTCGTGGTAAACAAGGAGGTGGTAAGAGGGGTCGACAACAAGGAGAAGGTCCAAGTCGCGCTGTGGAGGAAACCGGTCGAGGATACGATACCACAAGTGATGAGGAAGTTTGTCCCAAAACTCGTGGTAAACAAGGAGGTGGCAAGAGGGGTCGTAAAAGTGGTCGTTAGTGATTTCGTATGATTTTAGTTTCAAAAAACATCTTACTTATGGATTTCGTATGGTTTAATTTGGTGTGTTTGTGTTTTTTAAATAATTACTTAAGGATTTCGTAGTTTGGTATGTATaacacttttatatttgttttagaaccttgtttattttttcaatttttattggatTTGTGTTTTCAATGTTATAAGACTGAAATGTTGTAATACaatatggagttcggtaacctgtgatAAAATACTGGTCACCGAACTGCTTGTTCGGTGACTTGGTAAAACTATACCAGGTTGTCGAAGTCCTAGTTCGGTCGCCTCGCAACATTTTCATTGGTTACCGAACTTTTATATAGGCTGAAACAGTTAGCTTTGATCCAATAGATATTAGTTCGGTTAGTAGATCATTATTCCTTAGATCACCGAACTCTTCTCTGGAGACTCAAAATTTTGGTGTTGGACATGTTGGAAAAGGGATTCTCTTGAAGCATAAATCACATAGACCAgctcttaggtttgttttggagtgttttaGGAATCGAATATATGCTCAGTTTGGCTGTGAGCCTTCATTATAAGGTTCGGTTACCTCTTGTATTTATCATATAACCGAACTAAACGTTCGGTTAGCAGATCCAATTTTCTTAGGTCACCGAACACTTTCTGGAGACTCAAATTTTTAGTATTGCACATGTTGGAAAAGGCATTCCAGTGAAGCAGAAATCACATTGACCAaatcttaggtttgttttggatTGTTTTTGGAATCGTATATATGCTCAGTTTGGCTGTGAGCCTCCACAAACTAGTTCGATGACGACATGTATTTgccttgtaaccgaactctaggtTCGGTTGGATCGCAAGTTTTTATCTCCTCGCTGAACTTGTAAttttgaaatttatatgttctttATCTGACACAAATATAGtacataattttaaaattatatgTCCTTTATCAAGTAACGGCCATAAAATTAGCTGTTATACACCCAAGTGGTATATATATGTATTTCATGGTTAACATTTTGTTACAAAATCTCCTAAAAATGGCAGCTACTACTCCTAAatttactctagaagaagataTTTCGCTTTGAAAGAACTACATAttatactatccaaagaggggtgaagaaaaaagaatgaatggtattgtgagtcaaagttattggggGAAAATTCATGAGCAATTCATCTCCGACACAACAAACCCTTATAACCGTGATCATTTAGCTTTGTTCATTCGATTTGGAAAGATTAGAGATAGAGTTTTGGAATTTATGGCTTTATTTCGTATTGTAAGGCTATCGACTTAGGGGTGATGGATTCGGaaaaatcattttaacatcaaaaAACGAATGACGAAGATGGAAGAGaaaggatttcaaatatgaaTATCATTTCCGCCTCCTAAAAGACTTTTTCATAACGCATTTCGGATATTAGATGGTAcgtaattttattttggaaagtcCTGTAAAAGTTCAGTAATGTCCTGTAATTTCACTTCCTAACCGAACTTATGTTACGTACAGTTCGGCATTGTCCTGTAATttcatttcctaaccgaacttcaatGTCAAATTCAGCTGTTAAAATGTTAAGCTTCTGAACTATAGTTCGGTAACCTGTTAATATTCATCTTCATAACCTACCTGGTAAAATTTGTGAGATTGCCGAACATGGGTTCGGCAATGTCGATATTTAAATCTGCCAACCGAACTAGCTTTGTTGCATACATAAAGTACAAACATTTACTCAAAAATTAATACCACTTTTCAAAAAACATAGTATTCCATTGATAAGCATACTTAGTTCCGTTACATGTGTTATTTAATCATCCTCAAGTAAAATTTGACCTTCATGTACAATTTCTTCCGACTTCTTCAAAGcattccacatctccatgttaggCTCATACATGATACACCAACACAACATTCTATCCGGATTACATGCAGGCCAATAAGAGGTTCCACATATTGGAGGCAATGGACAATGGGGTCTTAACCGGAGCCCTATAAAGTggttgttgttgatcaattccgtGACACATCTCCTTCGTTTGAGTTGCTCGACACATACGGTTGTTTTCGGGGTGAAGGTGAAACTAGCATGTTTTGAGAAATAATGAACCACACAATTGAATGCCTCGGCAATTAAGTGTCCACATATAGGCATGCTCATCCAATAATCCGATGTCATCGGATGGGCCCCATGAAGACGAAGTTGATACCTAACAAATTGCTCATTGAGACTACCCTCCCCATCgcacaacattgtcttgtaaaaggcCATATTCTCCTTTAGTTTGGACAATAACCTTTGCCTTATATGAGTGATTTCACACCCATTATTTCGCTTGgcaccttcgatgaaaggcccaagttgttgattgacaacatgaaaaccacaa includes the following:
- the LOC113290586 gene encoding convicilin-like, whose translation is MVEPNRSKQLKRGRQQGEGSSRAVDETGGGDETPSDEEVRPKTRGKQGGGKKSRQQGQGSSHADEETPNDEEVQPKSRGKQGGGKRGRQQGEGPSRAVEETGRGYDTTSDEEVCPKTRGKQGGGKRGRKSGR